In one Hypomesus transpacificus isolate Combined female chromosome 18, fHypTra1, whole genome shotgun sequence genomic region, the following are encoded:
- the hipk1a gene encoding homeodomain-interacting protein kinase 1 isoform X3, with amino-acid sequence MASQIQVYSSPSVTSSAYTRSKKLKVETAWDVSNQSGENGYYHQSSSQATASSPSASNCNPTHSSSNQGFPPAGGSREQTVVRAADSTGSVPGPPSSSSSSSSRRVKDAASSSQPTDLHHKQYSHKRKSEEVDSSDSVQILEELSAPVVTNRTAGAGGNTTAQSIAHSTSTTKSSNSHSEGDYQLVQHEILCSVSNSYEVLEFLGRGTFGQVAKCWKRGTNEIVAIKILKNHPSYARQGQIEVSILSRLSTENADEFNFVRSYECFQHKNHTCLVFEMLEQNLYDFLKHSKFSPLLLKSIRPVLQQVSTALMKLKSLGLIHADLKPENIMLVDPLRQPYRVKVIDFGSASHVSKAVCSTYLQSRYYRAPEIILGLPFCEAIDMWSLGCVIAELFLGWPLYPGASEYDQIRYISQTQGLPAEYILSAGTKTSRFFNRGPDSSYPLWRLKTPAEHEAEMGIKSKEARKYIFNCLDDMMQVNMTTLDGTDVLAEKADRREFIDLLKKMLTLDADKRITPMKTLNHPFVTMTHLLHFPHSSHVKSCFQHMDICKRRCSTFENGKNLFASNSTPSAATNLTVTFSSQLNQHNQMASTGGQSLSLSSNVPLLNYQPGLYQQATINIPGLAQQSVPMQSVPMQSVPTQLCPQTEPFQQTLIVCPSTIQGLQTSNKHSGYPVRMDNSVPQNQSTQPLHIQPGMLAQASFNPLMVASLHAPVAGMPPLCSLPLALGCGAGRPGPLDQSTTVLQGWPAGTQQILIPSTWQQMPGMSLHNPAQQVVPDSPMGLPHADSSGQQGSNWRGRHGGQYDGVNQQDAAAGRNAAPAVSQNHALAAGHPRAQQGKRSKARHADSRVRPVSTVQSASSLVQTSLAFVGDQSQPIIISDTPSPAVSIITIHSDTEDEDERKFPPTCSGASQRANVISCVTVHDSQDSDSSNSTPLSPKRLTNLEETPSKALAISTPSVKSQPGEATAHKASGASEPAGASGKSKKGSGEQSNWSGASSSERHQRAASIRSQPLNLSQVQQSVMSSSHDQSVGSSGSLRRQPTYPPSVSSHSSYRLHEASLFSSTPNLYAYPASAALASVSQAVDLMNGGGASSRHTRPSQAYSSLGLLQKNSSLGLVGHAPGQFNHHHQQQQQLAGQPYPRSNAAYQRKLSQYPYL; translated from the exons ATGGCTTCCCAGATCCAGGTCTACTCCTCTCCCTCGGTGACCTCCAGTGCCTACACCCGCTCCAAGAAACTAAAGGTAGAGACAGCGTGGGATGTTAGCAACCAGTCGGGTGAAAACGGTTACTACCATCAGAGCTCCAGTCAGGCTACAgcatcctccccctctgcctccaatTGTAACCCCACTCACAGCTCCTCCAACCAAGGGTTCCCACCAGCTGGAGGCTCCAGGGAGCAGACAGTCGTACGGGCAGCAGACAGCACTGGTAGTGTTCCTGGACCCCCTtcgtcatcctcctcatcctctagCCGCCGTGTCAAGGATGCTGCATCCTCCTCTCAGCCCACTGACCTCCACCACAAACAGTACAGTCACAAGCGCAAGAGCGAGGAGGTGGACAGCAGTGATAGTGTCCAGATCCTGGAGGAGCTCTCTGCCCCTGTGGTGACCAACCGTACAGCCGGGGCTGGGGGCAACACCACAGCCCAGTCCATcgcacactccacctccaccaccaagaGCAGCAACTCCCACAGTGAGGGAGACTACCAGCTGGTGCAGCATGAGATCCTGTGCTCCGTGTCAAACAGCTACGAGGTGCTCGAGTTCCTGGGGCGGGGCACTTTTGGTCAGGTGGCAAAGTGCTGGAAGCGTGGAACCAATGAGATTGTGGCCATCAAAATCCTGAAGAACCACCCCTCATATGCCCGCCAGGGTCAAATTGAG GTTAGTATCCTTAGCAGACTGAGCACTGAGAATGCAGATGAGTTCAATTTTGTGCGCTCCTATGAGTGCTTCCAGCACAAGAACCACACCTGCCTGGTGTTTGAGATGCTGGAGCAGAACCTCTACGACTTCCTTAAGCACAGTAAGTTCAGCCCGCTGCTCCTCAAGTCCATCCGGCCCGTCCTGCAGCAGGTGTCCACAGCCCTGATGAAGCTGAAGAGCCTGGGCCTGATCCACGCTGACCTGAAGCCGGAGAACATCATGCTGGTGGACCCCCTCAGGCAGCCCTACAGGGTCAAGGTCATAGACTTTGGCTCAGCCAGCCATGTGTCCAAGGCTGTCTGCTCTACCTACCTGCAGTCCAGATACTACCG GGCGCCAGAGATCATTCTGGGCCTTCCCTTCTGTGAGGCTATAGACATGTGGTCCCTGGGCTGTGTCATTGCTGAGCTGTTCTTGGGATGGCCCCTGTATCCTGGCGCCTCAGAGTATGACCAG ATCCGCTACATTTCCCAGACGCAGGGTCTGCCAGCGGAGTACATCCTGAGCGCTGGCACCAAGACCAGCCGCTTCTTCAACAGAGGCCCTGATTCCAGCTACCCTCTCTGGAGGCTGAAG ACGCCAGCGGAGCACGAGGCAGAGATGGGGATCAAGTCAAAAGAGGCCCGGAAATACATCTTCAACTGTCTGGATGACATGATGCAG gtgaacatGACCACCCTGGATGGGACCGACGTCCTGGCCGAGAAGGCCGACAGACGGGAGTTCATAGACCTGCTGAAGAAGATGCTCACCCTGGACGCCGACAAGAGGATCACCCCCATGAAAACGCTGAACCACCCCTTTGTCACTATGACTCATCTGCTCCACTTCCCCCACAGCTCACA TGTGAAGTCCTGCTTCCAGCACATGGACATCTGCAAGCGCAGGTGCAGCACCTTTGAGAATGGGAAGAATTTGTTTGCCAGCAACAGCACGCCCAGTGCAGCCACAAACCTCACTGTCACCTTCAGCAGCCAGCTGAACCAGCACAACCAG ATGGCGTCCACAGGTGGCCAGTCCCTCTCCCTGAGCAGCAACGTCCCTCTGCTGAACTACCAGCCTGGGTTGTACCAGCAGGCTACCATCAACATCCCGGGCCTGGCCCAGCAGAGTGTGCCCATGCAGAGTGTGCCCATGCAGAGCGTGCCCACCCAGCTGTGCCCCCAGACGGAGCCCTTCCAGCAGACCCTCATCGTGTGCCCTTCCACCATCCAGG GTCTCCAAACGTCTAATAAGCACTCTGGGTACCCAGTGAGGATGGATAACTCTGTCCCGCAGAACCAGTCTACCCAGCCTCTGCACATCCAGCCAGGCATGCTGGCACAG gCCTCCTTCAACCCCCTGATGGTAGCCAGCCTGCACGCTCCCGTGGCGGGGATGCCCCCCCTGTGTTCGTTGCCCCTGGCTCTGGGCTGTGGGGCCGGGAGGCCTGGCCCTCTGGATCAGAGTACCACTGTGCTG cAGGGCTGGCCTGCAGGCACCCAGCAGATCCTCATCCCCTCCACGTGGCAGCAGATGCCAGGCATGTCCCTCCACAACCCTGCTCAGCAGGTGGTCCCTGACTCTCCCATGGGACTTCCCCATGCGGACAGCTCAGGCCAGCAGGGCTCCAACTGGAG GGGTCGTCACGGCGGCCAGTACGATGGGGTGAACCAGCAGGACGCTGCAGCTGGGCGCAACGCGGCTCCGGCCGTCTCTCAGAACCACGCTCTAGCCGCAGGGCACCCCAGGGCCCAGCAGGGGAAGAGGTCCAAGGCCCGCCATGCTGACAGCAGAGTCAG GCCTGTGTCAACCGTCCAGTCGGCCTCCTCTCTTGTCCAAACCTCCCTGGCCTTTGTCGGAGACCAGTCTCAGCCCATCATCATCTCCGACACGCCTAGCCCTGCGGTCAGCATCATCACCATCCACAGTGACACAGAGGACGAAGACGAGAGGAAGTTCCCTCCTACCTG ctcTGGAGCGAGTCAGAGGGCCAACGTGATCAGCTGTGTGACCGTGCACGACTCCCAGGACTCTGACTCGTCCAACAGCACTCCGCTGAGTCCCAAGAGGCTGACTAACTTGGAGGAGACCCCCTCCAAGGCCCTGGCCATCTCCACGCCCTCGGTCAAGAGCCAGCCAGGGGAGGCCACTGCTCACAAGGCCTCGGGGGCCTCAG AACCTGCAGGGGCCTCTGGGAAGTCCAAGAAAGGCTCGGGTGAGCAGTCCAACTGGTCAGGAGCCTCCAGCAGTGAGCGGCATCAACGAGCCGCATCGATCCGATCCCAGCCTCTCAACCTGAGTCAG GTCCAGCaatctgtgatgtcatcatcacATGACCAATCGGTGGGAAGTAGCGGCTCCTTGCGCAGACAGCCAACGTACCCTCCATCAGTCTCTTCCCACTCATCTTACCGGCTCCATGAGGCATCTCTCTTCAGTTCCACCCCTAACTTGTACGCATACCCAGCCTCCGCCGCCCTCGCCTCGGTCTCCCAGGCCGTGGACCTGATGAACGGAGGAGGGGCCTCATCCCGCCACACCAGACCCAGCCAGGCCTACTCCTCTCTGGGTCTGCTCCAGAAGAACAGCAGCCTGGGCCTGGTGGGCCACGCTCCAGGACAGTTCAATCATCaccatcagcagcagcagcagctggcagGCCAGCCTTACCCCCGCTCCAATGCTGCTTACCAGCGCAAGCTCAGCCAGTACCCCtacctgtga
- the hipk1a gene encoding homeodomain-interacting protein kinase 1 isoform X4, whose protein sequence is MASQIQVYSSPSVTSSAYTRSKKLKVETAWDVSNQSGENGYYHQSSSQATASSPSASNCNPTHSSSNQGFPPAGGSREQTVVRAADSTGSVPGPPSSSSSSSSRRVKDAASSSQPTDLHHKQYSHKRKSEEVDSSDSVQILEELSAPVVTNRTAGAGGNTTAQSIAHSTSTTKSSNSHSEGDYQLVQHEILCSVSNSYEVLEFLGRGTFGQVAKCWKRGTNEIVAIKILKNHPSYARQGQIEVSILSRLSTENADEFNFVRSYECFQHKNHTCLVFEMLEQNLYDFLKHSKFSPLLLKSIRPVLQQVSTALMKLKSLGLIHADLKPENIMLVDPLRQPYRVKVIDFGSASHVSKAVCSTYLQSRYYRAPEIILGLPFCEAIDMWSLGCVIAELFLGWPLYPGASEYDQIRYISQTQGLPAEYILSAGTKTSRFFNRGPDSSYPLWRLKTPAEHEAEMGIKSKEARKYIFNCLDDMMQVNMTTLDGTDVLAEKADRREFIDLLKKMLTLDADKRITPMKTLNHPFVTMTHLLHFPHSSHVKSCFQHMDICKRRCSTFENGKNLFASNSTPSAATNLTVTFSSQLNQHNQMASTGGQSLSLSSNVPLLNYQPGLYQQATINIPGLAQQSVPMQSVPMQSVPTQLCPQTEPFQQTLIVCPSTIQGLQTSNKHSGYPVRMDNSVPQNQSTQPLHIQPGMLAQQGWPAGTQQILIPSTWQQMPGMSLHNPAQQVVPDSPMGLPHADSSGQQGSNWSRPTLFPTRGRHGGQYDGVNQQDAAAGRNAAPAVSQNHALAAGHPRAQQGKRSKARHADSRVRPVSTVQSASSLVQTSLAFVGDQSQPIIISDTPSPAVSIITIHSDTEDEDERKFPPTCSGASQRANVISCVTVHDSQDSDSSNSTPLSPKRLTNLEETPSKALAISTPSVKSQPGEATAHKASGASEPAGASGKSKKGSGEQSNWSGASSSERHQRAASIRSQPLNLSQVQQSVMSSSHDQSVGSSGSLRRQPTYPPSVSSHSSYRLHEASLFSSTPNLYAYPASAALASVSQAVDLMNGGGASSRHTRPSQAYSSLGLLQKNSSLGLVGHAPGQFNHHHQQQQQLAGQPYPRSNAAYQRKLSQYPYL, encoded by the exons ATGGCTTCCCAGATCCAGGTCTACTCCTCTCCCTCGGTGACCTCCAGTGCCTACACCCGCTCCAAGAAACTAAAGGTAGAGACAGCGTGGGATGTTAGCAACCAGTCGGGTGAAAACGGTTACTACCATCAGAGCTCCAGTCAGGCTACAgcatcctccccctctgcctccaatTGTAACCCCACTCACAGCTCCTCCAACCAAGGGTTCCCACCAGCTGGAGGCTCCAGGGAGCAGACAGTCGTACGGGCAGCAGACAGCACTGGTAGTGTTCCTGGACCCCCTtcgtcatcctcctcatcctctagCCGCCGTGTCAAGGATGCTGCATCCTCCTCTCAGCCCACTGACCTCCACCACAAACAGTACAGTCACAAGCGCAAGAGCGAGGAGGTGGACAGCAGTGATAGTGTCCAGATCCTGGAGGAGCTCTCTGCCCCTGTGGTGACCAACCGTACAGCCGGGGCTGGGGGCAACACCACAGCCCAGTCCATcgcacactccacctccaccaccaagaGCAGCAACTCCCACAGTGAGGGAGACTACCAGCTGGTGCAGCATGAGATCCTGTGCTCCGTGTCAAACAGCTACGAGGTGCTCGAGTTCCTGGGGCGGGGCACTTTTGGTCAGGTGGCAAAGTGCTGGAAGCGTGGAACCAATGAGATTGTGGCCATCAAAATCCTGAAGAACCACCCCTCATATGCCCGCCAGGGTCAAATTGAG GTTAGTATCCTTAGCAGACTGAGCACTGAGAATGCAGATGAGTTCAATTTTGTGCGCTCCTATGAGTGCTTCCAGCACAAGAACCACACCTGCCTGGTGTTTGAGATGCTGGAGCAGAACCTCTACGACTTCCTTAAGCACAGTAAGTTCAGCCCGCTGCTCCTCAAGTCCATCCGGCCCGTCCTGCAGCAGGTGTCCACAGCCCTGATGAAGCTGAAGAGCCTGGGCCTGATCCACGCTGACCTGAAGCCGGAGAACATCATGCTGGTGGACCCCCTCAGGCAGCCCTACAGGGTCAAGGTCATAGACTTTGGCTCAGCCAGCCATGTGTCCAAGGCTGTCTGCTCTACCTACCTGCAGTCCAGATACTACCG GGCGCCAGAGATCATTCTGGGCCTTCCCTTCTGTGAGGCTATAGACATGTGGTCCCTGGGCTGTGTCATTGCTGAGCTGTTCTTGGGATGGCCCCTGTATCCTGGCGCCTCAGAGTATGACCAG ATCCGCTACATTTCCCAGACGCAGGGTCTGCCAGCGGAGTACATCCTGAGCGCTGGCACCAAGACCAGCCGCTTCTTCAACAGAGGCCCTGATTCCAGCTACCCTCTCTGGAGGCTGAAG ACGCCAGCGGAGCACGAGGCAGAGATGGGGATCAAGTCAAAAGAGGCCCGGAAATACATCTTCAACTGTCTGGATGACATGATGCAG gtgaacatGACCACCCTGGATGGGACCGACGTCCTGGCCGAGAAGGCCGACAGACGGGAGTTCATAGACCTGCTGAAGAAGATGCTCACCCTGGACGCCGACAAGAGGATCACCCCCATGAAAACGCTGAACCACCCCTTTGTCACTATGACTCATCTGCTCCACTTCCCCCACAGCTCACA TGTGAAGTCCTGCTTCCAGCACATGGACATCTGCAAGCGCAGGTGCAGCACCTTTGAGAATGGGAAGAATTTGTTTGCCAGCAACAGCACGCCCAGTGCAGCCACAAACCTCACTGTCACCTTCAGCAGCCAGCTGAACCAGCACAACCAG ATGGCGTCCACAGGTGGCCAGTCCCTCTCCCTGAGCAGCAACGTCCCTCTGCTGAACTACCAGCCTGGGTTGTACCAGCAGGCTACCATCAACATCCCGGGCCTGGCCCAGCAGAGTGTGCCCATGCAGAGTGTGCCCATGCAGAGCGTGCCCACCCAGCTGTGCCCCCAGACGGAGCCCTTCCAGCAGACCCTCATCGTGTGCCCTTCCACCATCCAGG GTCTCCAAACGTCTAATAAGCACTCTGGGTACCCAGTGAGGATGGATAACTCTGTCCCGCAGAACCAGTCTACCCAGCCTCTGCACATCCAGCCAGGCATGCTGGCACAG cAGGGCTGGCCTGCAGGCACCCAGCAGATCCTCATCCCCTCCACGTGGCAGCAGATGCCAGGCATGTCCCTCCACAACCCTGCTCAGCAGGTGGTCCCTGACTCTCCCATGGGACTTCCCCATGCGGACAGCTCAGGCCAGCAGGGCTCCAACTGGAG CCGGCCAACTCTTTTTCCCACCAGGGGTCGTCACGGCGGCCAGTACGATGGGGTGAACCAGCAGGACGCTGCAGCTGGGCGCAACGCGGCTCCGGCCGTCTCTCAGAACCACGCTCTAGCCGCAGGGCACCCCAGGGCCCAGCAGGGGAAGAGGTCCAAGGCCCGCCATGCTGACAGCAGAGTCAG GCCTGTGTCAACCGTCCAGTCGGCCTCCTCTCTTGTCCAAACCTCCCTGGCCTTTGTCGGAGACCAGTCTCAGCCCATCATCATCTCCGACACGCCTAGCCCTGCGGTCAGCATCATCACCATCCACAGTGACACAGAGGACGAAGACGAGAGGAAGTTCCCTCCTACCTG ctcTGGAGCGAGTCAGAGGGCCAACGTGATCAGCTGTGTGACCGTGCACGACTCCCAGGACTCTGACTCGTCCAACAGCACTCCGCTGAGTCCCAAGAGGCTGACTAACTTGGAGGAGACCCCCTCCAAGGCCCTGGCCATCTCCACGCCCTCGGTCAAGAGCCAGCCAGGGGAGGCCACTGCTCACAAGGCCTCGGGGGCCTCAG AACCTGCAGGGGCCTCTGGGAAGTCCAAGAAAGGCTCGGGTGAGCAGTCCAACTGGTCAGGAGCCTCCAGCAGTGAGCGGCATCAACGAGCCGCATCGATCCGATCCCAGCCTCTCAACCTGAGTCAG GTCCAGCaatctgtgatgtcatcatcacATGACCAATCGGTGGGAAGTAGCGGCTCCTTGCGCAGACAGCCAACGTACCCTCCATCAGTCTCTTCCCACTCATCTTACCGGCTCCATGAGGCATCTCTCTTCAGTTCCACCCCTAACTTGTACGCATACCCAGCCTCCGCCGCCCTCGCCTCGGTCTCCCAGGCCGTGGACCTGATGAACGGAGGAGGGGCCTCATCCCGCCACACCAGACCCAGCCAGGCCTACTCCTCTCTGGGTCTGCTCCAGAAGAACAGCAGCCTGGGCCTGGTGGGCCACGCTCCAGGACAGTTCAATCATCaccatcagcagcagcagcagctggcagGCCAGCCTTACCCCCGCTCCAATGCTGCTTACCAGCGCAAGCTCAGCCAGTACCCCtacctgtga
- the hipk1a gene encoding homeodomain-interacting protein kinase 1 isoform X5, producing the protein MASQIQVYSSPSVTSSAYTRSKKLKVETAWDVSNQSGENGYYHQSSSQATASSPSASNCNPTHSSSNQGFPPAGGSREQTVVRAADSTGSVPGPPSSSSSSSSRRVKDAASSSQPTDLHHKQYSHKRKSEEVDSSDSVQILEELSAPVVTNRTAGAGGNTTAQSIAHSTSTTKSSNSHSEGDYQLVQHEILCSVSNSYEVLEFLGRGTFGQVAKCWKRGTNEIVAIKILKNHPSYARQGQIEVSILSRLSTENADEFNFVRSYECFQHKNHTCLVFEMLEQNLYDFLKHSKFSPLLLKSIRPVLQQVSTALMKLKSLGLIHADLKPENIMLVDPLRQPYRVKVIDFGSASHVSKAVCSTYLQSRYYRAPEIILGLPFCEAIDMWSLGCVIAELFLGWPLYPGASEYDQIRYISQTQGLPAEYILSAGTKTSRFFNRGPDSSYPLWRLKTPAEHEAEMGIKSKEARKYIFNCLDDMMQVNMTTLDGTDVLAEKADRREFIDLLKKMLTLDADKRITPMKTLNHPFVTMTHLLHFPHSSHVKSCFQHMDICKRRCSTFENGKNLFASNSTPSAATNLTVTFSSQLNQHNQMASTGGQSLSLSSNVPLLNYQPGLYQQATINIPGLAQQSVPMQSVPMQSVPTQLCPQTEPFQQTLIVCPSTIQGLQTSNKHSGYPVRMDNSVPQNQSTQPLHIQPGMLAQGWPAGTQQILIPSTWQQMPGMSLHNPAQQVVPDSPMGLPHADSSGQQGSNWSRPTLFPTRGRHGGQYDGVNQQDAAAGRNAAPAVSQNHALAAGHPRAQQGKRSKARHADSRVRPVSTVQSASSLVQTSLAFVGDQSQPIIISDTPSPAVSIITIHSDTEDEDERKFPPTCSGASQRANVISCVTVHDSQDSDSSNSTPLSPKRLTNLEETPSKALAISTPSVKSQPGEATAHKASGASEPAGASGKSKKGSGEQSNWSGASSSERHQRAASIRSQPLNLSQVQQSVMSSSHDQSVGSSGSLRRQPTYPPSVSSHSSYRLHEASLFSSTPNLYAYPASAALASVSQAVDLMNGGGASSRHTRPSQAYSSLGLLQKNSSLGLVGHAPGQFNHHHQQQQQLAGQPYPRSNAAYQRKLSQYPYL; encoded by the exons ATGGCTTCCCAGATCCAGGTCTACTCCTCTCCCTCGGTGACCTCCAGTGCCTACACCCGCTCCAAGAAACTAAAGGTAGAGACAGCGTGGGATGTTAGCAACCAGTCGGGTGAAAACGGTTACTACCATCAGAGCTCCAGTCAGGCTACAgcatcctccccctctgcctccaatTGTAACCCCACTCACAGCTCCTCCAACCAAGGGTTCCCACCAGCTGGAGGCTCCAGGGAGCAGACAGTCGTACGGGCAGCAGACAGCACTGGTAGTGTTCCTGGACCCCCTtcgtcatcctcctcatcctctagCCGCCGTGTCAAGGATGCTGCATCCTCCTCTCAGCCCACTGACCTCCACCACAAACAGTACAGTCACAAGCGCAAGAGCGAGGAGGTGGACAGCAGTGATAGTGTCCAGATCCTGGAGGAGCTCTCTGCCCCTGTGGTGACCAACCGTACAGCCGGGGCTGGGGGCAACACCACAGCCCAGTCCATcgcacactccacctccaccaccaagaGCAGCAACTCCCACAGTGAGGGAGACTACCAGCTGGTGCAGCATGAGATCCTGTGCTCCGTGTCAAACAGCTACGAGGTGCTCGAGTTCCTGGGGCGGGGCACTTTTGGTCAGGTGGCAAAGTGCTGGAAGCGTGGAACCAATGAGATTGTGGCCATCAAAATCCTGAAGAACCACCCCTCATATGCCCGCCAGGGTCAAATTGAG GTTAGTATCCTTAGCAGACTGAGCACTGAGAATGCAGATGAGTTCAATTTTGTGCGCTCCTATGAGTGCTTCCAGCACAAGAACCACACCTGCCTGGTGTTTGAGATGCTGGAGCAGAACCTCTACGACTTCCTTAAGCACAGTAAGTTCAGCCCGCTGCTCCTCAAGTCCATCCGGCCCGTCCTGCAGCAGGTGTCCACAGCCCTGATGAAGCTGAAGAGCCTGGGCCTGATCCACGCTGACCTGAAGCCGGAGAACATCATGCTGGTGGACCCCCTCAGGCAGCCCTACAGGGTCAAGGTCATAGACTTTGGCTCAGCCAGCCATGTGTCCAAGGCTGTCTGCTCTACCTACCTGCAGTCCAGATACTACCG GGCGCCAGAGATCATTCTGGGCCTTCCCTTCTGTGAGGCTATAGACATGTGGTCCCTGGGCTGTGTCATTGCTGAGCTGTTCTTGGGATGGCCCCTGTATCCTGGCGCCTCAGAGTATGACCAG ATCCGCTACATTTCCCAGACGCAGGGTCTGCCAGCGGAGTACATCCTGAGCGCTGGCACCAAGACCAGCCGCTTCTTCAACAGAGGCCCTGATTCCAGCTACCCTCTCTGGAGGCTGAAG ACGCCAGCGGAGCACGAGGCAGAGATGGGGATCAAGTCAAAAGAGGCCCGGAAATACATCTTCAACTGTCTGGATGACATGATGCAG gtgaacatGACCACCCTGGATGGGACCGACGTCCTGGCCGAGAAGGCCGACAGACGGGAGTTCATAGACCTGCTGAAGAAGATGCTCACCCTGGACGCCGACAAGAGGATCACCCCCATGAAAACGCTGAACCACCCCTTTGTCACTATGACTCATCTGCTCCACTTCCCCCACAGCTCACA TGTGAAGTCCTGCTTCCAGCACATGGACATCTGCAAGCGCAGGTGCAGCACCTTTGAGAATGGGAAGAATTTGTTTGCCAGCAACAGCACGCCCAGTGCAGCCACAAACCTCACTGTCACCTTCAGCAGCCAGCTGAACCAGCACAACCAG ATGGCGTCCACAGGTGGCCAGTCCCTCTCCCTGAGCAGCAACGTCCCTCTGCTGAACTACCAGCCTGGGTTGTACCAGCAGGCTACCATCAACATCCCGGGCCTGGCCCAGCAGAGTGTGCCCATGCAGAGTGTGCCCATGCAGAGCGTGCCCACCCAGCTGTGCCCCCAGACGGAGCCCTTCCAGCAGACCCTCATCGTGTGCCCTTCCACCATCCAGG GTCTCCAAACGTCTAATAAGCACTCTGGGTACCCAGTGAGGATGGATAACTCTGTCCCGCAGAACCAGTCTACCCAGCCTCTGCACATCCAGCCAGGCATGCTGGCACAG GGCTGGCCTGCAGGCACCCAGCAGATCCTCATCCCCTCCACGTGGCAGCAGATGCCAGGCATGTCCCTCCACAACCCTGCTCAGCAGGTGGTCCCTGACTCTCCCATGGGACTTCCCCATGCGGACAGCTCAGGCCAGCAGGGCTCCAACTGGAG CCGGCCAACTCTTTTTCCCACCAGGGGTCGTCACGGCGGCCAGTACGATGGGGTGAACCAGCAGGACGCTGCAGCTGGGCGCAACGCGGCTCCGGCCGTCTCTCAGAACCACGCTCTAGCCGCAGGGCACCCCAGGGCCCAGCAGGGGAAGAGGTCCAAGGCCCGCCATGCTGACAGCAGAGTCAG GCCTGTGTCAACCGTCCAGTCGGCCTCCTCTCTTGTCCAAACCTCCCTGGCCTTTGTCGGAGACCAGTCTCAGCCCATCATCATCTCCGACACGCCTAGCCCTGCGGTCAGCATCATCACCATCCACAGTGACACAGAGGACGAAGACGAGAGGAAGTTCCCTCCTACCTG ctcTGGAGCGAGTCAGAGGGCCAACGTGATCAGCTGTGTGACCGTGCACGACTCCCAGGACTCTGACTCGTCCAACAGCACTCCGCTGAGTCCCAAGAGGCTGACTAACTTGGAGGAGACCCCCTCCAAGGCCCTGGCCATCTCCACGCCCTCGGTCAAGAGCCAGCCAGGGGAGGCCACTGCTCACAAGGCCTCGGGGGCCTCAG AACCTGCAGGGGCCTCTGGGAAGTCCAAGAAAGGCTCGGGTGAGCAGTCCAACTGGTCAGGAGCCTCCAGCAGTGAGCGGCATCAACGAGCCGCATCGATCCGATCCCAGCCTCTCAACCTGAGTCAG GTCCAGCaatctgtgatgtcatcatcacATGACCAATCGGTGGGAAGTAGCGGCTCCTTGCGCAGACAGCCAACGTACCCTCCATCAGTCTCTTCCCACTCATCTTACCGGCTCCATGAGGCATCTCTCTTCAGTTCCACCCCTAACTTGTACGCATACCCAGCCTCCGCCGCCCTCGCCTCGGTCTCCCAGGCCGTGGACCTGATGAACGGAGGAGGGGCCTCATCCCGCCACACCAGACCCAGCCAGGCCTACTCCTCTCTGGGTCTGCTCCAGAAGAACAGCAGCCTGGGCCTGGTGGGCCACGCTCCAGGACAGTTCAATCATCaccatcagcagcagcagcagctggcagGCCAGCCTTACCCCCGCTCCAATGCTGCTTACCAGCGCAAGCTCAGCCAGTACCCCtacctgtga